Proteins co-encoded in one Kocuria flava genomic window:
- a CDS encoding PIG-L deacetylase family protein: MLPSVVGAALSAAVLAYVLSKGTYLRHARGIRTMRAVRNGIAAVFSVLLALNVWCVVAMPENVLLCDIIAAATLLATAVLAAVIAERRIPARDVTQRRKVLAVGAHPDDLELACGGTLAKLVDTGHEVRGLVMSSGEVGGNAGVRPDEARHGAAFLGLSALRVHDFPDTQLETVSNEMVRAIETAIKDFGPDVIFTHSAHDQHQDHYAVHQATLRAARAHHSILCFESPSVTRDFDPSVFVDINGYVDVKVEAVLSHRNQAGKPYMTPGRVRGMAAFRGAQAKNSNAEAFESVRLLGSAIGDL, encoded by the coding sequence ATGCTGCCATCCGTCGTCGGCGCTGCGCTCAGCGCCGCCGTGCTCGCCTACGTCCTGTCGAAGGGCACCTATCTCCGGCACGCCCGGGGGATCCGCACCATGCGAGCGGTGCGCAACGGCATCGCCGCCGTCTTCTCGGTGCTGCTGGCGCTGAACGTCTGGTGCGTCGTCGCGATGCCGGAGAACGTGCTGCTCTGCGACATCATCGCCGCAGCCACCCTGCTGGCCACCGCCGTGCTGGCCGCGGTGATCGCCGAGCGCCGCATCCCGGCCCGCGACGTCACCCAGCGGCGCAAGGTCCTGGCCGTGGGCGCGCACCCGGACGACCTCGAGCTGGCCTGCGGGGGCACGCTGGCGAAGCTGGTCGACACCGGCCACGAGGTGCGCGGGCTCGTGATGAGCTCGGGCGAGGTGGGCGGCAACGCCGGGGTGCGCCCGGACGAGGCCCGCCACGGGGCGGCGTTCCTGGGCCTGAGCGCCCTGCGCGTCCACGACTTCCCGGACACGCAGCTCGAGACCGTCAGCAACGAGATGGTCCGGGCGATCGAGACCGCGATCAAGGACTTCGGCCCGGACGTGATCTTCACGCACTCCGCCCACGACCAGCACCAGGACCACTACGCGGTGCACCAGGCGACCCTGCGCGCCGCCCGGGCCCACCACTCGATCCTGTGCTTCGAGTCGCCCTCGGTGACCCGCGACTTCGACCCGTCGGTGTTCGTGGACATCAACGGCTACGTCGACGTGAAGGTCGAGGCCGTCCTCTCCCACCGCAACCAGGCCGGCAAGCCCTACATGACCCCGGGCCGCGTGCGCGGGATGGCGGCCTTCCGCGGGGCACAGGCGAAGAACTCCAACGCCGAGGCCTTCGAGTCCGTGCGGCTGCTGGGCTCGGCCATCGGCGACCTCTGA
- a CDS encoding glucose-6-phosphate dehydrogenase, which produces MDSIRTLVILGASGDLTSRLLLPGLGTLLSTFPERRVEVVGTARDDAPEWPATVADAFASVGAEGPAVEHARETARWVRCDVTDASDLRALLDDVAGPVCLYFALPPAVTAAACEVMAGLDLPEDLVLALEKPVGTDLASARELNRLVGRLVPEERTFRVDHFLGMPAVLDLVGLRFANRMLEPLLNREHVESVEIVFDETLGLEGRAQFYDATGALRDMVQSHLLQVMALLLMEPPASFDQAEIPVLTGHVLRATKPWGGDPALTAVRGRYTAGHVGGKDLPDYTAEEGVDPGRGTETFAQVTLEVDTWRWNGVPVTLRSGKAVGSPRQEVVVTFRRPPHAYAQFPHGGEVAPNVLRLGLEEERLGLELNVGGPFDSRGMSRLTLSSGTAEPGLSAYGSVLRGVLDGDPAFSVRGDAAEQGWRIVEEVLAAFDDGRVPLQEYPAGSDGPVRGGA; this is translated from the coding sequence ATGGACAGCATCAGGACCCTCGTCATCCTCGGCGCCAGCGGCGACCTCACCTCGCGGCTGCTCCTGCCGGGGCTGGGCACGCTGCTGAGCACGTTCCCCGAGCGGCGGGTCGAGGTCGTGGGCACCGCCCGCGACGACGCCCCGGAGTGGCCGGCGACCGTCGCCGACGCCTTCGCCTCCGTGGGCGCCGAGGGCCCCGCCGTCGAGCACGCCCGGGAGACCGCGCGCTGGGTGCGGTGCGACGTCACCGACGCGTCCGACCTGCGCGCCCTGCTCGACGACGTGGCCGGCCCCGTCTGCCTCTACTTCGCCCTGCCCCCCGCCGTCACGGCGGCGGCGTGCGAGGTCATGGCCGGGCTGGACCTGCCGGAGGACCTCGTGCTCGCCCTCGAGAAGCCGGTCGGCACGGACCTCGCCTCGGCGCGCGAGCTGAACCGGCTCGTGGGCCGCCTCGTGCCCGAGGAGCGCACGTTCCGGGTGGACCACTTCCTGGGCATGCCCGCCGTGCTCGACCTCGTGGGGCTGCGCTTCGCCAACCGCATGCTGGAGCCGCTGCTGAACCGAGAGCACGTCGAGTCCGTGGAGATCGTCTTCGACGAGACCCTGGGCCTCGAGGGCCGGGCGCAGTTCTACGACGCGACCGGGGCGCTGCGGGACATGGTGCAGTCCCACCTGCTGCAGGTCATGGCGCTGCTGCTGATGGAGCCGCCCGCGTCCTTCGACCAGGCGGAGATCCCCGTGCTCACCGGCCACGTCCTGCGCGCCACGAAGCCCTGGGGCGGGGACCCCGCGCTGACCGCCGTGCGGGGCCGCTACACCGCCGGGCACGTGGGCGGGAAGGACCTGCCGGACTACACCGCGGAGGAAGGGGTGGACCCCGGGCGGGGCACCGAGACCTTCGCGCAGGTGACCCTGGAGGTGGACACCTGGCGGTGGAACGGAGTGCCCGTCACGCTGCGCTCGGGCAAGGCGGTCGGCTCGCCCCGGCAGGAGGTGGTGGTCACCTTCCGCCGGCCCCCGCACGCCTACGCCCAGTTCCCCCACGGGGGCGAGGTCGCCCCGAACGTGCTGCGCCTGGGCCTGGAGGAGGAGCGCCTGGGCCTGGAGCTCAACGTGGGCGGGCCCTTCGACTCCCGCGGCATGTCCCGGCTGACCCTCTCCTCCGGGACCGCGGAGCCGGGGCTGAGCGCCTACGGCAGCGTGCTGCGCGGGGTGCTCGACGGCGACCCCGCGTTCAGCGTCCGCGGGGACGCCGCGGAGCAGGGGTGGCGGATCGTCGAGGAGGTGCTCGCGGCGTTCGACGACGGGCGCGTGCCGCTGCAGGAGTACCCCGCCGGCAGCGACGGGCCCGTTCGCGGCGGCGCCTGA
- a CDS encoding FAD-dependent oxidoreductase, translating into MRSVWLDTHQVPSAPAGTLEPGARYDTVVAGAGLTGLATAVLLARAGQRVAVLEARTVGAVTTGNTTAKLSLLQGTTLSQIRRHQSDDVLRAYVEGNREGRDWLVRYLTERGVPLQHRTAWTYATTTKGAASLRRELEAAQAADLPVSWNDETELPFGVEGALSLPEQVQFHPMEVLGSLAAELRERGGTLVEGVRVTGAGLRSPLTVRTSHGSVEADRLVLATGIPVLDRGGYFAKVAPNRSYAMTYRVPGAPATIPQGMYLSADGPGRTLRTVPVGDEELLLVGGNDHVTGRGGSEQARLDDLEQWTRRWFPGAERTHAWAAQDYRSVNLVPFIGTLPRGGGNIYLATGYNKWGMSNAVAAALALTAEILGGSVPWARTLGRRVTTPADLLSALKVNAGVGFNAPRDWLKAELAELPGRTPEEGEGLVGREHGRPVAVSTVDGVTCKVSGVCTHLGGVLRWNDAERSWDCPLHGSRFGADGALLEGPAVRDLRRVEG; encoded by the coding sequence ATGAGATCCGTATGGCTCGACACCCACCAGGTCCCCTCCGCACCGGCCGGGACGCTCGAACCCGGCGCCCGCTACGACACCGTGGTCGCCGGCGCCGGCCTCACCGGCCTGGCCACGGCCGTGCTGCTGGCGCGGGCCGGCCAGCGCGTCGCCGTCCTCGAGGCGCGCACGGTGGGGGCGGTGACCACCGGCAACACCACGGCGAAGCTCTCGCTGCTGCAGGGCACCACGCTCTCGCAGATCCGCCGGCACCAGTCCGACGACGTGCTGCGCGCCTACGTCGAGGGCAACCGCGAGGGCCGGGACTGGCTCGTGCGCTACCTGACCGAGCGCGGCGTGCCCCTCCAGCACCGGACCGCGTGGACCTACGCGACGACGACGAAGGGCGCCGCCTCCCTGCGCCGTGAGCTCGAGGCCGCGCAGGCGGCGGACCTGCCGGTGAGCTGGAACGACGAGACGGAGCTGCCCTTCGGCGTCGAGGGCGCCCTGTCCCTGCCCGAGCAGGTGCAGTTCCACCCGATGGAGGTCCTCGGGTCCCTCGCCGCGGAGCTGCGCGAGCGCGGCGGCACCCTCGTCGAGGGGGTGCGGGTCACGGGGGCCGGGCTGCGCTCGCCGCTGACCGTGCGCACCTCCCACGGCTCCGTCGAGGCCGATCGGCTGGTGCTCGCCACCGGCATCCCCGTCCTCGACCGCGGCGGCTACTTCGCCAAGGTCGCCCCGAACCGCTCCTACGCGATGACCTACCGCGTCCCGGGCGCCCCGGCGACGATCCCGCAGGGCATGTACCTCAGCGCCGACGGCCCCGGCCGCACCCTGCGGACCGTGCCCGTCGGGGACGAGGAGCTGCTGCTCGTGGGCGGCAACGACCACGTGACCGGCCGCGGCGGGTCGGAGCAGGCGCGGCTGGACGACCTCGAGCAGTGGACCCGCCGCTGGTTCCCCGGCGCCGAGCGCACCCACGCGTGGGCCGCGCAGGACTACCGCTCCGTCAACCTCGTGCCCTTCATCGGCACGCTGCCCCGCGGCGGCGGGAACATCTACCTGGCCACCGGCTACAACAAGTGGGGGATGTCCAACGCCGTCGCCGCCGCGCTCGCCCTCACCGCGGAGATCCTCGGGGGGAGCGTGCCGTGGGCGCGGACCCTGGGGCGGCGCGTCACCACGCCGGCGGACCTGCTCAGCGCGCTCAAGGTCAACGCCGGCGTGGGCTTCAATGCGCCCAGGGACTGGCTCAAGGCCGAGCTCGCCGAGCTCCCCGGACGCACCCCCGAGGAGGGGGAGGGCCTGGTGGGGCGCGAGCACGGCCGCCCCGTGGCCGTCTCGACGGTCGACGGCGTGACGTGCAAGGTCTCCGGGGTGTGCACCCACCTCGGCGGCGTCCTGCGCTGGAACGACGCCGAGCGCTCCTGGGACTGCCCCCTGCACGGCTCCCGCTTCGGCGCCGACGGCGCCCTGCTGGAGGGTCCTGCCGTCCGCGACCTGCGCCGCGTCGAGGGCTGA